In Ardenticatenales bacterium, a single genomic region encodes these proteins:
- the rplO gene encoding 50S ribosomal protein L15 — translation MKLHDLRPDPGSRKKRKRVGRGISAGQGKTAGRGTKGQNARSGGVKGVYFEGGQLPLARRLPYKRGFTNIRKVEYTPVNLRDLSELDAGTHLDPYIMSAVGLVKKPTDPVVILGDGEISVALHIKAHRFSKSAREKIEAAGGTAEVIS, via the coding sequence ATGAAACTGCACGATCTGCGTCCGGATCCTGGTTCCAGGAAAAAGCGTAAGCGAGTGGGTCGTGGTATTTCGGCGGGTCAAGGCAAGACAGCCGGCCGTGGTACCAAAGGTCAAAATGCCCGCAGCGGCGGCGTGAAAGGCGTCTATTTTGAGGGTGGTCAGCTTCCGCTGGCCCGTCGTCTGCCGTACAAGCGGGGCTTTACAAACATTCGCAAGGTAGAGTATACACCGGTTAATTTGCGCGATTTGTCGGAACTGGATGCCGGCACTCATCTTGACCCCTACATTATGTCCGCGGTTGGTCTCGTCAAGAAGCCAACTGATCCCGTCGTCATCCTCGGTGACGGGGAAATCAGCGTTGCTTTACACATCAAAGCGCACCGTTTTTCCAAATCAGCCCGGGAAAAGATCGAGGCCGCGGGTGGAACCGCTGAGGTGATCTCATGA
- the rpsE gene encoding 30S ribosomal protein S5, translating to MGQRRQSFRDQERDEFDERIIDIKRVAKVIKGGRRFSFRVVVVVGDNKGNVGFGMGKARSVPDAIRKALDTARKSMTKVSMVGTTIPHEVIGRHGAAKVLLKPAAPGTGVIAGGGVRAVVEAAGYKNILSKSLGSANVLNVILATLDGLHQLKNVQQEAAERGKENILEVTPFWARKQWRG from the coding sequence ATGGGTCAGAGAAGACAATCATTTCGTGACCAGGAACGAGATGAATTCGACGAGCGAATCATTGACATTAAGCGTGTGGCCAAAGTCATTAAGGGTGGCCGCCGTTTCTCGTTCCGGGTCGTCGTCGTCGTTGGCGACAACAAAGGCAACGTCGGCTTTGGCATGGGCAAGGCCCGTTCCGTCCCTGACGCTATCCGCAAAGCCCTGGATACGGCCCGCAAATCCATGACTAAGGTGTCGATGGTGGGCACGACGATCCCGCATGAGGTGATCGGGCGGCATGGCGCGGCCAAGGTGCTGTTGAAACCGGCCGCCCCCGGCACGGGCGTTATCGCTGGCGGCGGCGTACGCGCGGTAGTTGAAGCGGCAGGCTATAAAAACATTTTGTCCAAATCGTTGGGCAGCGCGAATGTGTTGAACGTCATTCTGGCGACGTTGGACGGCCTGCACCAGTTGAAGAACGTACAACAGGAAGCCGCGGAACGAGGCAAGGAAAACATCCTGGAAGTGACCCCGTTCTGGGCGCGCAAGCAATGGCGGGGTTGA
- the rpmD gene encoding 50S ribosomal protein L30, translating into MMAKLQITYSKSAIGYEKSQKATIKALGLRRLHQTVVREDTPVIRGMINKVSHLLTVEEVK; encoded by the coding sequence ATCATGGCAAAGCTGCAAATTACCTACAGCAAAAGTGCGATTGGCTACGAAAAGAGTCAAAAAGCAACAATTAAGGCGCTGGGATTGCGCCGCCTGCATCAGACCGTGGTGCGGGAGGATACTCCTGTTATCCGTGGTATGATTAACAAGGTCAGCCATTTGCTGACGGTGGAAGAGGTGAAGTAA